From one Anaerolineae bacterium genomic stretch:
- a CDS encoding sulfite reductase subunit A, with translation MTYGELSLDSLVALPAEALDALIARLKEAGYEVHGPQIHDGVLRYRPLHSAADLPWGWISHQAAGRYTLEHTNHRHAFDITPGPDTWKRYLFPPREPLFTWQRQNGSWEVTAPRETPPRLALLGVRPCELAALAVLDRVFLRPGWEDPLYRARRARLFIIAVNCTRPGDTCFCVAWGTGPEASEGYDLLLTELDDGFLIQIGSEAGREILADLPWEPASSFWLERARQELQAARQHMPTALPDPQAVRRALLAQLESPLWDEWAARCLGCGNCTQVCPTCFCWDVEDEITLEGDQVTRFRRWDSCYAPGHAYTAGGSARPTVRERFRQWVTHKLATWEEQFAVSGCVGCGRCITWCPAAIDLTEVARQFVAETASERR, from the coding sequence ATGACCTACGGCGAACTCTCCCTTGACAGCCTCGTCGCCCTGCCTGCCGAGGCCCTAGACGCCCTTATCGCCCGCCTTAAGGAGGCCGGCTATGAGGTCCACGGCCCACAAATCCACGACGGTGTGCTACGCTACCGCCCGCTCCACAGCGCCGCCGACCTCCCCTGGGGCTGGATCAGCCACCAGGCGGCCGGACGCTACACGCTGGAGCACACCAACCACCGCCACGCCTTTGACATCACCCCAGGGCCCGACACCTGGAAGCGTTATCTTTTCCCTCCCCGGGAACCGCTCTTTACCTGGCAGCGCCAAAACGGCTCCTGGGAGGTCACCGCGCCGAGGGAAACGCCTCCCCGCCTGGCGCTGCTCGGCGTGCGCCCCTGCGAACTGGCCGCCCTGGCCGTGTTGGACCGCGTCTTCCTGCGTCCCGGTTGGGAGGATCCGCTCTACCGCGCCCGGCGCGCCCGGCTGTTTATCATAGCCGTCAACTGCACCCGCCCCGGCGACACCTGTTTCTGCGTCGCCTGGGGCACCGGCCCCGAAGCCTCGGAGGGTTACGACCTGCTGCTCACCGAACTGGACGACGGCTTCCTGATCCAAATCGGCTCCGAGGCCGGGCGGGAAATCCTCGCCGACCTGCCCTGGGAGCCGGCTTCGTCCTTCTGGCTGGAACGCGCCCGGCAGGAACTCCAGGCGGCCCGGCAACACATGCCGACGGCCCTGCCCGACCCCCAGGCGGTGCGCCGCGCCCTGCTGGCTCAACTGGAAAGCCCCCTGTGGGACGAATGGGCCGCCCGCTGCCTGGGCTGCGGGAACTGCACCCAGGTCTGCCCCACTTGCTTCTGCTGGGATGTGGAAGACGAGATCACCCTGGAAGGCGACCAGGTGACGCGCTTTCGGCGCTGGGACTCGTGCTACGCTCCCGGCCATGCGTACACCGCCGGGGGCAGCGCCCGCCCCACCGTGCGCGAGCGCTTTCGCCAGTGGGTCACGCACAAACTGGCCACTTGGGAGGAGCAGTTCGCCGTCTCCGGTTGCGTGGGGTGTGGCCGCTGCATCACCTGGTGCCCGGCCGCCATTGATCTCACCGAGGTGGCCCGTCAGTTCGTGGCCGAAACCGCCAGCGAAAGGAGGTAG
- a CDS encoding Ni/Fe hydrogenase subunit gamma — MAPALAEVVAVRPETGDTTSLTLRLVDGAPFAFQPGQFNMLSLPGVGEAAISLSSNPEEPQTFTHTIRAVGTVTRRLVSLRPGDRLGIRGPFGTPWPVEAFRGQNILLVAGGIGLAPLRPVIYHVLHHRQDYGEVILLYGARTSTDLLYTEEYLRWEEGGIRVMVTVDRADRDWKGAVGVVPLLFYQFRVDAAHTVVFTCGPEIMMRFVVYEAMARRIPSERLYLSLERNMKCGQALCGHCQLGPYFVCRDGPVFRFDRLEPYFNVEHW; from the coding sequence CTGGCTCCCGCTCTGGCCGAGGTCGTCGCCGTCCGCCCGGAAACCGGCGACACCACCTCCCTCACCCTGCGTCTGGTGGACGGCGCCCCCTTTGCCTTCCAACCCGGCCAGTTCAACATGCTCTCGCTGCCCGGCGTGGGCGAGGCGGCCATCTCCCTTTCCTCCAATCCTGAGGAGCCCCAGACTTTCACCCACACCATCCGCGCCGTGGGGACGGTCACCCGCCGGTTGGTGTCCCTCCGCCCGGGGGACCGGCTGGGCATCCGCGGGCCTTTTGGCACCCCCTGGCCGGTGGAAGCCTTCCGGGGCCAGAACATCCTTCTGGTGGCCGGTGGCATTGGCCTGGCTCCCTTGCGCCCGGTGATCTACCATGTGCTGCACCACCGCCAGGATTACGGCGAGGTCATTCTGCTCTACGGGGCCCGCACCTCCACCGATCTCCTTTACACCGAGGAATACCTCCGCTGGGAGGAAGGCGGTATCCGGGTGATGGTCACGGTAGACCGGGCCGACCGGGACTGGAAGGGCGCCGTCGGCGTGGTGCCGCTGCTCTTCTACCAGTTCCGCGTAGACGCTGCGCACACGGTGGTCTTCACCTGTGGCCCGGAGATCATGATGCGCTTCGTAGTGTATGAGGCCATGGCCCGGCGCATCCCTTCCGAACGACTCTACCTCTCGTTAGAGCGCAACATGAAGTGCGGCCAGGCCCTGTGCGGCCACTGCCAGTTGGGGCCGTACTTCGTCTGCCGCGATGGGCCGGTCTTCCGCTTCGACAGGCTGGAGCCCTATTTCAATGTGGAACACTGGTAG
- a CDS encoding cyclic nucleotide-binding domain-containing protein, whose translation MKVSQELDLDAVLRTLPWFQRLSPEHFTLLKNITSLKSVAPGTVIFREGEPQDYLYILLEGRVALEIYVPGRGRVRLLTLEPTEVFGWSSVVPQVRRRTSTAVALVPSRLALMDANALLRLCDENPALGCLVMRRLSNVIAKRLLTTRLQLLDMYAKPQEEKRP comes from the coding sequence ATGAAGGTTTCTCAGGAACTGGATTTAGATGCCGTGCTGCGCACCCTCCCCTGGTTTCAACGCCTTTCCCCCGAACACTTCACCCTCCTCAAAAACATCACCTCCCTCAAAAGCGTCGCCCCCGGCACGGTGATTTTCCGCGAGGGCGAGCCCCAGGATTACCTCTACATCCTACTGGAAGGACGCGTCGCCCTGGAAATCTATGTTCCCGGCCGGGGACGGGTCCGCCTGCTCACGCTGGAGCCCACCGAAGTCTTTGGCTGGTCCAGCGTGGTCCCCCAGGTGCGCCGCCGCACCTCCACCGCGGTGGCCTTAGTGCCGAGCCGCCTGGCCCTCATGGACGCCAACGCCCTGCTGCGCCTTTGCGATGAAAACCCGGCGTTGGGCTGTCTGGTCATGCGGCGGCTGAGCAATGTGATCGCCAAACGATTGCTGACCACGCGGCTGCAATTGCTGGATATGTACGCCAAGCCGCAGGAGGAGAAGCGACCATGA
- a CDS encoding NAD(P)/FAD-dependent oxidoreductase, protein MTTLGTPYKLHRDFEHYDALVIGSGIGGLTTAALLARFGGQRVLVLERHYTPGGFTHTFTRSGYEWDVGVHYIGQVLSPRTLLRRLFDTVTEGRLQWASLGEVYDRVLLDDFAFDFVAGRENLRAALHATFPDEKAAIDGYFQAVREAVAASQTYFAAKALPGAAGRLAQQLTRAFYRYADRTVDEVLTELRASPRLKATLTAQYGDYGLPPRQASFAMQAMLANHYFGGATYPVGGSSAIAAHIIPLIEKHGGAVVVRAEVTQILIRDGRAIGVRMADGREILAPRVISDAGFAATFTHLVPREVTQRSGALDAIQRIGLSMAHLVLHVGLEGTAEEIGLPKHNLWVYPDERHDENLARYLADPETPFPMLFLSSAAARDPDFARRYPGRATLEIVTPANWAWFRPWANTPWGKRGAEYEAFKTRLTDRLLEALYRLLPQVRGRVQIAELGTPLSTLSFTGHPQGSIYGLAHTPARFREPLLRPATPIPGLYLTGADVSTAGVGGAAAGGLLTASVLLKRNLIKALSRRD, encoded by the coding sequence ATGACCACCCTGGGTACCCCTTACAAACTTCACCGCGACTTTGAGCACTACGATGCCCTGGTCATCGGTTCGGGCATCGGCGGCCTGACCACCGCAGCGTTGCTGGCCCGCTTTGGCGGTCAGCGCGTGCTGGTGCTGGAGCGCCACTACACCCCCGGCGGCTTTACGCACACCTTCACCCGCTCCGGCTACGAATGGGATGTGGGCGTGCATTACATCGGCCAGGTGCTCAGCCCGCGTACGCTTCTGCGCCGCCTGTTCGACACCGTCACCGAAGGGCGGCTCCAATGGGCCTCCTTGGGCGAGGTCTATGACCGGGTGCTGCTCGACGACTTCGCCTTCGACTTCGTGGCCGGACGGGAAAACCTGCGCGCCGCCCTGCACGCCACTTTCCCCGACGAAAAAGCGGCCATCGACGGCTACTTCCAGGCCGTGCGGGAAGCCGTCGCGGCCTCCCAAACCTATTTCGCGGCCAAAGCCCTCCCCGGCGCGGCGGGTCGTCTGGCCCAACAGCTGACCCGCGCCTTCTATCGTTACGCCGACCGCACTGTGGACGAGGTGCTCACCGAACTGAGGGCCTCTCCGCGCCTCAAAGCGACGCTGACCGCCCAATACGGCGACTACGGCCTGCCGCCCAGGCAGGCCAGTTTCGCCATGCAGGCCATGCTGGCGAACCATTACTTCGGCGGCGCGACTTACCCTGTGGGCGGCTCCTCGGCGATCGCGGCGCACATCATCCCCCTGATCGAAAAGCACGGCGGGGCCGTGGTGGTGCGGGCCGAGGTGACCCAAATCCTTATCCGCGACGGGCGGGCCATCGGGGTGCGCATGGCCGATGGGCGCGAGATCCTCGCTCCCCGGGTGATCAGCGACGCCGGTTTCGCCGCCACCTTCACCCACTTAGTGCCCAGGGAGGTCACCCAACGCAGCGGCGCCCTGGATGCCATCCAACGCATTGGCCTTTCCATGGCCCACCTGGTCCTCCATGTAGGCCTGGAAGGCACGGCCGAGGAGATCGGCCTGCCTAAGCACAACCTGTGGGTGTATCCCGACGAACGGCACGACGAGAATCTGGCCCGTTACCTGGCCGATCCCGAGACGCCCTTCCCCATGCTCTTCCTCTCCTCCGCCGCGGCGCGGGACCCGGACTTTGCCCGCCGCTACCCCGGACGCGCCACCCTGGAAATCGTCACCCCGGCCAACTGGGCATGGTTCCGCCCCTGGGCCAACACCCCCTGGGGAAAGCGCGGCGCGGAATACGAGGCCTTCAAGACTCGGCTGACCGACCGCTTGTTGGAGGCGCTTTACCGGCTGCTGCCCCAGGTGCGCGGACGGGTGCAGATCGCCGAGTTGGGCACGCCGCTGAGCACCCTCTCCTTCACCGGACACCCCCAGGGTAGCATCTACGGCCTGGCCCACACACCGGCCCGTTTTCGGGAGCCGCTGCTGCGTCCGGCCACGCCCATCCCCGGCCTGTACCTCACCGGCGCGGATGTGAGCACGGCGGGCGTAGGCGGGGCCGCGGCCGGCGGGCTGCTCACGGCCAGCGTGTTGCTCAAACGCAACCTGATCAAAGCCCTGAGCCGCCGGGATTGA
- a CDS encoding oxidoreductase, giving the protein MSANARPKLAVYKFSSCDGCQLSLLNLGEDLLTLSGRVEIAFFLEATSRIVPGPYDIALVEGSVTTPEEIERIHRIREEANTVIALGTCAAIGGVQALRNFADAAEMARTVYPHPEYLDYLAKSTPLHEHIQVDYAIPGCPVNGHWVVQALLALLQGAPPRLPDTPLCMECKRQGVPCVVVAQGNPCMGPITRAGCGALCPSVGRGCFGCFGAYPQGQPQAWAQMALTHEQYPGEARLLARHIAGYDPLFRETMTALEDQPSEGGAR; this is encoded by the coding sequence ATGAGCGCCAACGCTCGGCCCAAACTGGCCGTCTACAAATTCTCCTCGTGCGACGGCTGCCAACTCTCGCTGCTCAATTTGGGTGAAGACCTGCTCACCCTGAGCGGGCGGGTGGAGATCGCCTTCTTCCTGGAAGCCACCAGCCGCATCGTACCCGGCCCTTACGACATCGCCCTGGTAGAAGGCTCAGTGACCACCCCTGAAGAAATCGAGCGCATCCACCGCATCCGGGAAGAGGCCAACACGGTCATCGCCCTGGGCACCTGCGCGGCCATCGGCGGCGTGCAGGCCCTGCGCAACTTTGCCGACGCCGCCGAAATGGCCCGCACGGTCTACCCGCACCCGGAATACCTGGACTATCTGGCCAAGTCCACGCCGTTGCACGAACACATCCAGGTGGACTACGCTATCCCTGGATGCCCGGTGAACGGGCACTGGGTGGTGCAGGCCCTGCTGGCGCTGCTGCAAGGCGCCCCGCCCCGCCTTCCCGACACGCCCCTGTGCATGGAGTGCAAGCGCCAGGGCGTGCCCTGCGTGGTGGTGGCCCAGGGGAACCCCTGCATGGGGCCCATCACCCGCGCCGGCTGCGGCGCCCTGTGCCCCAGCGTGGGGCGCGGCTGCTTCGGCTGCTTTGGCGCCTATCCCCAGGGGCAACCCCAGGCGTGGGCCCAAATGGCCCTCACCCACGAACAATACCCCGGCGAGGCGCGGCTGCTGGCGCGCCACATCGCCGGCTATGACCCGCTGTTCCGGGAAACCATGACCGCGCTGGAGGATCAACCCTCAGAGGGAGGTGCCCGATGA
- a CDS encoding Ni/Fe hydrogenase subunit alpha, translating into MTSPRTIQVDALARVEGEGALYLKVNAQGEVEEVRVDIFEPPRFFEGFLRGRRFEEVPDITARICGICPVAYQMSSARALEKALGIRVSPAIRDLRHLLYAGEWIQSHALHIYLLQAPDLTGHPSALDLAQVAPEVVQHGMRLKRLGDRVLETIGRRAVHPINPTVGGFYAWPDVEAIRALVPELAWALQASQETVRWAAGLPFPDFEVEAEFVALHHSEEYAILEGVLRSSVHGDLSEEDFEHGYLEEQVPHSSALHSRTRAGNPYMVGPLARFNLNYEQLHPLARAAAEEINFRPVERNPYRSLLARAVEMVHACAVALEIAQRWEPSGPSRIRAHPRNGEGAAATEAPRGVLYHRYQVDSTGRIAFARIVPPTAQNLARIEEDLRALAPAILELPHEEATLACEHLIRAYDPCISCATHFLRLEVERA; encoded by the coding sequence ATGACATCCCCCCGCACCATTCAGGTGGACGCCCTGGCCCGCGTCGAGGGCGAAGGCGCGCTTTACCTCAAGGTCAACGCGCAGGGTGAAGTAGAGGAAGTGCGGGTCGATATCTTTGAGCCCCCACGCTTCTTCGAGGGCTTTTTGCGGGGTCGGCGTTTCGAAGAGGTGCCCGACATCACCGCCCGTATCTGCGGCATTTGCCCGGTGGCCTATCAAATGAGCAGCGCCCGCGCCCTGGAGAAGGCTTTGGGCATCCGGGTTTCCCCTGCCATCCGCGACCTGCGGCATCTGCTCTACGCCGGCGAATGGATTCAGAGCCACGCCCTGCACATTTACCTGCTCCAGGCGCCGGACCTCACCGGCCACCCCAGCGCCCTGGACCTGGCCCAGGTGGCCCCTGAAGTCGTGCAGCACGGCATGCGGCTCAAACGCTTAGGTGACCGGGTGCTGGAAACCATCGGTCGGCGGGCCGTGCACCCCATCAACCCCACGGTGGGCGGCTTCTACGCCTGGCCGGATGTGGAAGCCATCCGCGCTCTGGTCCCCGAACTGGCATGGGCCCTGCAGGCTTCCCAGGAAACCGTACGCTGGGCCGCGGGACTGCCCTTCCCCGACTTCGAGGTGGAGGCGGAATTCGTCGCCCTGCACCATTCCGAGGAGTATGCCATCCTGGAAGGCGTACTGCGTTCCTCGGTGCACGGCGACCTCTCCGAAGAGGACTTCGAGCACGGCTACTTGGAAGAACAAGTGCCCCACTCCAGCGCCCTGCACAGCCGCACCCGCGCGGGGAACCCGTACATGGTCGGCCCACTGGCCCGCTTCAACCTGAACTACGAGCAACTGCACCCCCTCGCCCGCGCCGCGGCCGAGGAAATCAACTTCCGCCCGGTGGAGCGCAACCCTTACCGCTCCCTGCTGGCCCGGGCGGTGGAGATGGTGCACGCCTGCGCCGTGGCTTTGGAGATCGCCCAGCGCTGGGAGCCCAGCGGCCCCAGCCGCATCCGCGCCCACCCCCGCAATGGCGAGGGGGCGGCGGCCACCGAGGCTCCGCGTGGCGTGCTCTACCACCGGTACCAGGTGGACAGCACCGGGCGCATTGCCTTCGCCCGCATCGTACCGCCCACCGCGCAGAACCTGGCCCGCATAGAAGAAGACCTGCGCGCCCTGGCGCCGGCCATCCTCGAGCTGCCCCACGAGGAGGCCACCCTGGCCTGTGAACACCTCATCCGCGCCTACGACCCCTGCATCTCCTGCGCCACGCACTTCCTACGCCTGGAGGTGGAGCGCGCATGA
- a CDS encoding hydrogenase maturation protease: MTPPLLVCGLGQRLRGDDAVGLEAVARWVQAHPHLANHPQVRVLILESPGLTLLGPLGEARAALLVDAVRSGAPPGTLHHLTPEQAQAFAAGHASAHGWGLAETLLLAQKVGHPLPEEIHILGIEIQRLDPGETLLSPSVAKALPQVDAAITQWLSARLPPPTSPARQHGVYRKSQRNRK, from the coding sequence ATGACGCCGCCGCTGCTGGTCTGCGGTCTCGGCCAGCGGTTGCGCGGGGACGACGCCGTGGGGCTGGAGGCCGTCGCTCGCTGGGTGCAGGCCCACCCGCATCTGGCGAACCACCCCCAGGTGCGGGTGCTCATCCTGGAAAGCCCCGGCCTGACGCTGTTGGGGCCGCTGGGCGAAGCCCGCGCCGCCCTGCTGGTGGATGCCGTGCGCTCCGGCGCGCCGCCCGGCACCCTACATCATCTGACCCCCGAGCAGGCCCAGGCCTTCGCCGCCGGCCACGCCTCGGCCCACGGCTGGGGCCTGGCCGAGACGCTGCTGTTGGCCCAAAAGGTGGGTCATCCCCTTCCAGAAGAGATCCACATCCTGGGGATCGAGATACAGCGGCTGGATCCAGGCGAAACCCTCCTCAGCCCATCTGTGGCTAAAGCCCTGCCCCAGGTCGATGCGGCGATCACCCAATGGCTTTCCGCCCGCCTGCCCCCTCCAACCTCCCCAGCCCGACAGCACGGCGTTTACCGGAAAAGCCAGCGGAACAGGAAGTAG